One region of Anaeromyxobacter paludicola genomic DNA includes:
- a CDS encoding DUF4388 domain-containing protein, giving the protein MRGLMGHFAVMPLLEVLELLLRRELTGTLTCERGTVRKTIYVERGLALGAASNDPREYLGQLLMNFGHLTEEQLTKAFSTQEETHVRLGKVLTLAGVVTPEVVKQVLALKIRETLLDALVWDSGVFQVDAAPPPPREELDAAVPLAEVIREADFRATAWRAFRSVFPSGTLSLEVDEQKTARAGELERRLVQLARERRTIDEIGLALHATDFHLYQRLYALHRQGLLRPARAEDAAPAAGTSPTPEPRVASDLVKDGRAHLAAGRAARAEEAAVRALSQDPQDPLARALLAEATEALAADLRPRFLDPPRTPSLKVRAQDLALMRLPAAEKYLLSRCDGTRDLRQIVQLAPIPELEILKAMQKFVEGRIVSLA; this is encoded by the coding sequence ATGCGCGGGCTCATGGGCCACTTCGCGGTGATGCCGCTCCTCGAGGTGCTCGAGCTCCTCCTCCGGCGCGAGCTCACCGGCACGCTCACCTGCGAGCGCGGCACGGTCCGCAAGACCATCTACGTGGAGCGCGGGCTCGCGCTGGGGGCCGCCTCCAACGATCCCCGCGAGTACCTCGGCCAGCTCCTCATGAACTTCGGCCACCTCACCGAGGAGCAGCTCACCAAGGCCTTCTCCACGCAGGAGGAGACGCACGTCCGGCTCGGGAAGGTGCTCACGCTCGCGGGGGTGGTCACGCCGGAGGTGGTGAAGCAGGTGCTCGCGCTCAAGATCCGCGAGACCCTGCTCGACGCGCTGGTGTGGGACTCGGGCGTGTTCCAGGTGGACGCCGCCCCGCCGCCCCCGCGCGAGGAGCTCGACGCGGCGGTCCCGCTGGCGGAGGTGATCCGCGAGGCCGACTTCCGCGCCACCGCCTGGCGCGCCTTCCGCAGCGTCTTCCCCTCCGGGACCCTCTCGCTCGAGGTGGACGAGCAGAAGACGGCGCGCGCCGGCGAGCTCGAGCGCCGGCTCGTGCAACTCGCGCGCGAGCGGCGGACCATCGACGAGATCGGGCTCGCCCTCCACGCCACCGACTTCCACCTCTACCAGCGGCTCTACGCGCTCCACCGCCAGGGGCTGCTGCGCCCGGCCCGCGCCGAGGACGCGGCGCCCGCCGCCGGCACCTCCCCGACCCCCGAGCCGCGCGTGGCGAGCGACCTCGTGAAGGACGGGCGGGCCCACCTCGCCGCCGGTCGCGCGGCCCGCGCCGAGGAGGCGGCGGTCCGGGCGCTGTCGCAGGACCCGCAGGACCCGCTCGCGCGCGCTCTCCTGGCCGAGGCGACCGAGGCGCTCGCGGCCGACCTGCGCCCCCGCTTCCTCGACCCGCCCCGCACCCCCTCCCTCAAGGTGCGCGCCCAGGACCTCGCGCTGATGCGGCTCCCGGCGGCCGAGAAGTACCTCCTCTCCCGCTGCGACGGCACCCGCGACCTCCGCCAGATCGTCCAGCTCGCGCCCATCCCCGAGCTCGAGATCCTGAAGGCGATGCAGAAGTTCGTGGAGGGCCGGATCGTGTCGCTCGCCTGA
- a CDS encoding HDOD domain-containing protein, producing the protein MDTQLEQRILSCPSLPSLPAVALEVLQLCHAEEIDLTEVAAVVSRDPALAAQLLRAANSASFATRGQVATARRAVALLGSNATLAVVLSFSLVRQRRQGPPHGLDHQAFWRRAVFSAIAGRALGEQLGLEAEEAFLCCLLQDLGILALAEVFPADYGSLYAAAEGDHDALVALEREALDVDHGEASRLLAAHWKLPAIIQEAAIASHAAAPPEEEDDARRRFLECVYLSGRLADVWVSGAAARATREALEAGQARLGLGPEVIATILARMGAAVPEASADFELDLGGGRVEAVLDEARSVLDHHASASEADARPGATAWAPDALELATAACLARARARYRPLAAVLVAPCRADTDLASLKDALLRTLRPADLLGPRKGALLAVLLETGADEALAVAERMRASASVPLAVGVALHDPERSFTDVHELQRAAEAALAASRAAGGRPAWVAGGGPREPALAAE; encoded by the coding sequence ATGGACACGCAGCTCGAGCAACGGATCCTCTCCTGCCCCTCCCTGCCCAGCCTCCCGGCCGTGGCGCTGGAGGTGCTGCAGCTCTGCCACGCGGAGGAGATCGACCTCACGGAGGTCGCCGCGGTGGTGTCGCGGGACCCGGCGCTCGCCGCCCAGCTCCTGCGCGCCGCCAACTCCGCCAGCTTCGCCACCCGCGGGCAGGTCGCGACCGCCCGGCGGGCCGTCGCGCTCCTCGGCTCGAACGCCACGCTCGCCGTGGTGCTCTCCTTCTCGCTGGTGCGCCAGCGCCGGCAAGGCCCGCCCCACGGGCTCGACCACCAGGCCTTCTGGCGGCGCGCCGTCTTCTCCGCGATCGCCGGGCGCGCCCTGGGCGAGCAGCTCGGGCTCGAGGCGGAGGAGGCGTTCCTCTGCTGCCTCCTGCAGGACCTCGGGATCCTGGCGCTCGCCGAGGTGTTCCCGGCCGACTACGGCTCGCTCTACGCCGCGGCCGAGGGCGACCACGACGCGCTCGTCGCCCTCGAGCGCGAGGCGCTGGACGTCGATCACGGCGAGGCCAGCCGGCTGCTCGCCGCCCACTGGAAGCTGCCGGCCATCATCCAGGAGGCGGCCATCGCGAGCCACGCCGCGGCGCCTCCGGAGGAGGAGGACGACGCGCGCCGGCGCTTCCTCGAGTGCGTCTACCTCTCCGGCCGCCTGGCCGACGTCTGGGTCTCGGGCGCAGCCGCGCGGGCCACCCGCGAGGCGCTCGAGGCCGGCCAGGCGCGGCTCGGCCTCGGCCCCGAGGTGATCGCGACCATCCTCGCCCGCATGGGCGCGGCGGTGCCGGAGGCCTCGGCCGACTTCGAGCTCGACCTCGGCGGCGGCCGCGTCGAGGCGGTGCTGGACGAGGCCCGGTCGGTGCTCGACCACCACGCCTCGGCGAGCGAGGCCGACGCGCGGCCGGGCGCGACCGCCTGGGCGCCGGACGCCCTCGAGCTCGCCACCGCCGCCTGCCTGGCCCGGGCCCGCGCCCGCTACCGGCCCCTCGCGGCGGTCCTCGTGGCCCCCTGCCGTGCCGACACCGACCTGGCGAGCCTGAAGGACGCGCTGCTCCGCACCCTCCGCCCCGCCGATCTGCTCGGGCCGCGCAAGGGCGCGCTCCTGGCCGTGCTGCTCGAGACCGGGGCCGACGAGGCGCTGGCGGTGGCCGAGCGGATGCGGGCCAGTGCGAGCGTGCCGCTCGCGGTCGGCGTGGCCCTCCACGATCCGGAGCGGAGCTTCACCGACGTGCACGAGCTGCAGCGCGCGGCCGAGGCGGCCCTCGCGGCGAGCCGGGCCGCGGGCGGGCGCCCGGCGTGGGTGGCGGGCGGCGGCCCGCGCGAGCCGGCGCTCGCGGCGGAGTGA
- a CDS encoding HDOD domain-containing protein gives MDPLLEQRLLICPSLPTLPAVAMEVLRLCREEDVDLALIAGAVSNDPALAARLLRAANSASLATRGQVGTVSRAVALLGSQTTLTICLSFSLLRMRRSGDGGGLDHPAFWRRAVFSALAGRALGEHLHLDPEETLLAALLQDVGMLALAAVLPEEYGALWREAGGDHPRLVELERRALGADHAEVTRLLLQRWNLPPALQEAALASHAPPGPAAAPDRGRQFLQAVHLSGPLADVWTSTSPGEAAARALAAAQARLGLGAEVISTILSRMAVAVPEAATDFEFDLGGPGRMESVLEEARASLAGRFGPAVAGAEDRAPSGREDGALDRTSALALGRAQARRKPLAALVATLEGTGEEGCPPQLLALLAGCIRRGDLVGALGASARVLLIDTAPDGAVRVAERILRQAEAAHLPVSIGLALHEPDEGFAAADDLLGAAESALAAAHRPGGGRLGQVRARHPVPVLCQPGGLP, from the coding sequence ATGGATCCGCTCCTCGAGCAACGCCTCCTCATTTGCCCCTCCCTGCCGACCCTCCCCGCGGTGGCGATGGAGGTGCTGCGGCTCTGCCGGGAGGAGGACGTGGACCTCGCGCTCATCGCCGGCGCGGTCTCGAACGACCCGGCGCTGGCGGCGCGGCTCCTGCGCGCGGCCAACTCCGCCTCCCTGGCGACCCGCGGGCAGGTCGGGACGGTGTCGCGGGCAGTGGCGCTGCTCGGGTCGCAGACCACGCTCACCATCTGCCTGTCCTTCTCGCTGCTGCGCATGCGCCGGAGCGGCGACGGGGGCGGGCTCGACCACCCGGCCTTCTGGCGGCGCGCCGTCTTCTCGGCGCTCGCCGGCCGCGCGCTCGGCGAGCACCTCCACCTCGACCCCGAGGAGACCCTCCTCGCCGCGCTGCTGCAGGACGTCGGCATGCTGGCGCTCGCGGCGGTGCTGCCGGAGGAGTACGGCGCGCTCTGGCGCGAGGCGGGCGGCGACCACCCTCGGCTCGTCGAGCTGGAGCGGCGCGCCCTCGGCGCCGACCACGCCGAGGTGACGCGGCTCCTGCTGCAGCGCTGGAACCTTCCCCCCGCGCTCCAGGAGGCCGCGCTCGCCAGCCACGCCCCGCCCGGCCCGGCGGCGGCGCCCGATCGCGGCCGGCAGTTCCTCCAGGCGGTGCACCTCTCCGGCCCCCTCGCCGACGTCTGGACCTCGACCTCGCCGGGCGAGGCGGCGGCGCGCGCGCTCGCCGCGGCGCAGGCCCGGCTCGGCCTCGGCGCCGAGGTGATCTCGACCATCCTCTCCCGGATGGCGGTGGCGGTGCCGGAGGCGGCCACCGACTTCGAGTTCGACCTCGGCGGACCCGGCCGGATGGAGTCGGTGCTGGAGGAGGCCCGCGCCAGCCTCGCCGGCCGGTTCGGGCCGGCGGTCGCCGGGGCCGAGGACCGCGCCCCGTCCGGCCGCGAGGACGGCGCCCTCGACCGGACCAGCGCGCTCGCGCTGGGGCGCGCCCAGGCCCGCCGCAAGCCCCTCGCCGCCCTGGTGGCGACGCTCGAGGGCACCGGCGAGGAGGGCTGCCCGCCGCAGCTCCTCGCGCTGCTCGCCGGCTGCATCCGGCGCGGCGACCTCGTCGGCGCGCTCGGCGCGTCGGCGCGGGTCCTCCTCATCGACACCGCGCCGGACGGCGCGGTGCGGGTGGCGGAGCGCATCCTCCGCCAGGCCGAGGCCGCCCACCTGCCGGTCTCGATCGGCCTCGCGCTCCACGAGCCGGACGAGGGCTTCGCGGCGGCCGACGACCTCCTCGGCGCCGCCGAGTCGGCGCTCGCCGCCGCCCACCGTCCCGGCGGCGGCCGCCTCGGGCAGGTGCGCGCCCGTCACCCGGTGCCGGTGCTCTGCCAGCCCGGAGGGCTGCCGTGA
- a CDS encoding hybrid sensor histidine kinase/response regulator, with protein sequence MSRTLGERLGAAWRALTGPAEPDWRSHLERARAQLSAAERLAAVGKLAGGLAHEINNPLTFVLVNAAYAREELSRLEVPAATRARLAEVEAALREATEGAQRVADIVADLRAFGREQAGAGAGPVDLEMVLGHVQRLVSGELRARGAFTVSLAPGPLLVEGSAALLGEAFLTLLLQASAALGEEPPPGSEVRLSARREEGAVVVEVRDTGEPIPEEALADLFDPFAGGTAGIRQGSGGRGAGLGLAAARGAVEGCGGTIEVVPGARGALFRVRLRAATSESRLRLCKSAGGDGSGRPRVLVVDDEPLLCASVYRVLSPHFNVVPHTSARTALELLRQGERFDALLCDLMMPELSGMELFAEVSRLDPGLAAATVFLTGGAFTPGSRRFLERTPNPWLEKPFDPVELVTALREASGYREAVRVPRGSAK encoded by the coding sequence GTGAGTCGTACCCTGGGGGAGCGGCTGGGCGCCGCCTGGCGGGCCCTCACCGGCCCCGCCGAGCCCGACTGGCGCAGCCACCTCGAGCGGGCACGCGCGCAGCTCTCGGCGGCCGAGCGGCTCGCGGCGGTCGGCAAGCTCGCCGGCGGCCTCGCCCACGAGATCAACAACCCGCTCACCTTCGTGCTCGTCAACGCGGCCTACGCCCGGGAGGAGCTGTCGCGGCTCGAGGTGCCGGCGGCGACCCGGGCCCGGCTCGCCGAGGTGGAGGCGGCGCTCCGGGAGGCGACGGAGGGGGCGCAGCGCGTGGCGGACATCGTCGCCGACCTGCGCGCCTTCGGCCGGGAGCAGGCCGGCGCCGGCGCGGGCCCGGTGGACCTCGAGATGGTGCTCGGGCACGTGCAGCGGCTGGTCTCGGGCGAGCTGCGGGCCCGCGGCGCCTTCACCGTGTCGCTCGCGCCGGGGCCGCTGCTGGTCGAGGGCTCCGCCGCGCTGCTCGGGGAGGCGTTCCTCACCCTCCTGCTGCAGGCGAGCGCCGCCCTCGGCGAGGAGCCGCCTCCCGGGAGCGAGGTCCGCCTCTCGGCCCGCCGCGAGGAGGGCGCGGTGGTGGTGGAGGTCCGCGACACCGGCGAGCCGATCCCGGAGGAGGCGCTCGCCGATCTCTTCGATCCGTTCGCCGGCGGGACGGCCGGCATCCGCCAGGGGAGCGGCGGGCGCGGCGCGGGGCTCGGGCTCGCGGCGGCGCGCGGCGCCGTCGAGGGCTGCGGCGGGACCATCGAGGTCGTGCCCGGCGCCCGCGGCGCGCTCTTCCGCGTGCGGCTGCGGGCCGCCACCTCCGAGAGCCGCCTCCGGCTCTGCAAGTCGGCCGGCGGCGACGGGTCGGGGAGGCCGCGCGTGCTGGTGGTGGACGACGAGCCGCTGCTCTGCGCCTCGGTCTACCGGGTGCTCTCGCCCCACTTCAACGTGGTGCCCCACACGAGCGCGCGGACGGCCCTCGAGCTCCTCCGCCAGGGGGAGCGGTTCGACGCCCTGCTCTGCGACCTGATGATGCCGGAGCTCTCCGGGATGGAGCTCTTCGCCGAGGTGAGCCGGCTCGATCCGGGGCTGGCCGCGGCGACGGTGTTCCTGACCGGGGGCGCCTTCACGCCCGGCTCGCGCCGCTTCCTCGAGCGCACGCCCAACCCGTGGCTCGAGAAGCCGTTCGACCCGGTCGAGCTGGTGACGGCGCTGCGCGAGGCGAGCGGCTACCGCGAGGCGGTGCGGGTCCCGCGCGGCAGCGCGAAGTAG
- a CDS encoding penicillin-binding transpeptidase domain-containing protein has translation MKTHRLAPWFLAASAGLFALLAFPWRQDARGATPPAPQAAVAEATAAAASPLAPTLATVAHPASPAPAAPAAQPVLGDPRWEPSLGRYVASYGPRRAVLTLDPRLQPRLEKALADARMPWGATVLLEPRTGKVLAMAERSEAGDGRGLALRPLAPAASVFKIVTSAALLERGVQPESEVCYHGGNHRIQPGLLKDSRRDGRCLSLSSALGHSANVVFAKLAGRDLEPAALRTEAGRFLFNGAIPFERPVEASPAQIPDDRFQFATTAAGFGSVRMSPLHAALIAAIVANNGLFVPPRLVDEVEGGAGPARPTPHQAVSPRVALALAEMMRTTVTEGTARRTFGKDRWRRSPLRDVLVAGKTGSLAEQQPFRDYTWFVGFAPVNDPQVAVATVIANDRLWHVRASQVAHQALEAYFALPRGTRTASR, from the coding sequence ATGAAGACGCACCGCCTCGCCCCCTGGTTCCTCGCCGCGAGCGCCGGCCTGTTCGCGCTCCTCGCCTTCCCTTGGCGCCAGGACGCCCGTGGCGCGACGCCCCCCGCTCCCCAGGCTGCCGTCGCCGAGGCGACCGCGGCCGCCGCCTCGCCCCTCGCGCCCACCCTGGCGACCGTCGCCCACCCCGCAAGCCCTGCGCCGGCGGCCCCTGCGGCGCAGCCCGTGCTGGGCGACCCGCGCTGGGAACCCTCGCTGGGCCGGTACGTGGCGAGCTACGGCCCGCGGCGCGCCGTGCTCACCCTCGACCCGCGCCTGCAGCCCCGGCTCGAGAAGGCGCTCGCCGACGCTCGCATGCCCTGGGGCGCCACGGTGCTGCTCGAGCCCCGGACCGGGAAGGTGCTGGCGATGGCGGAGCGCTCCGAGGCCGGCGACGGCCGGGGGCTCGCGCTCCGGCCCCTCGCGCCGGCCGCCAGCGTCTTCAAGATCGTCACCTCGGCGGCGCTCCTCGAGCGCGGCGTCCAGCCCGAGTCGGAGGTCTGCTACCACGGCGGCAACCACCGCATCCAGCCGGGCCTGCTCAAGGACAGCCGCCGCGACGGGCGCTGCCTCTCGCTCTCCTCCGCCCTCGGCCACAGCGCCAACGTGGTCTTCGCGAAGCTGGCCGGCCGCGACCTCGAGCCGGCCGCGCTCCGCACCGAGGCGGGCCGCTTCCTCTTCAACGGCGCCATCCCCTTCGAGCGGCCGGTGGAGGCCTCGCCGGCGCAGATCCCCGACGACCGCTTCCAGTTCGCCACCACCGCGGCCGGCTTCGGCTCGGTCCGGATGTCCCCGCTCCACGCCGCGCTCATCGCCGCCATCGTCGCCAACAACGGCCTGTTCGTGCCGCCGCGCCTCGTCGACGAGGTGGAGGGCGGCGCCGGGCCGGCGCGCCCCACGCCGCACCAGGCGGTCTCGCCGCGGGTGGCCCTGGCGCTCGCCGAGATGATGCGGACCACCGTGACCGAGGGGACGGCGCGCCGCACCTTCGGCAAGGACCGCTGGCGCCGCTCGCCGCTGCGCGACGTCCTCGTGGCCGGCAAGACCGGCTCGCTCGCCGAGCAGCAGCCGTTCCGCGATTACACCTGGTTCGTCGGCTTCGCGCCGGTGAACGACCCGCAGGTGGCGGTGGCCACCGTCATCGCCAACGACCGGCTCTGGCACGTGCGCGCCTCGCAGGTCGCGCACCAGGCGCTCGAGGCCTACTTCGCGCTGCCGCGCGGGACCCGCACCGCCTCGCGGTAG
- the ppdK gene encoding pyruvate, phosphate dikinase — translation MAKAKRIYAFGGGKADGSMELKNLLGGKGAGLAEMSRIGIPVPPGFTITTEVCTEFYRSGGKLPKSLVPEIRAALAQTEKLVGRRLGDPKDPLLVSVRSGARVSMPGMMDTVLNLGLNDRTVEGLAVRSRNPRFAWDSYRRFCAMFGDVVLGMKPEKKEDRDPFEQILAWKKQSLGVKDDSELGVEALREIVAAEKAEIARRGKVLPEDPMAQLLAAVEAVFRSWDNERAVAYRQLNGIPAEWGTAVTVQAMVFGNLGDDSGTGVAFTRDPATGENAFYGEFLVNAQGEDVVAGIRTPQKIAELAAHFPDIARQLEKVRARLERHYRDMQDIEFTIEAGKLYVLQTRSGKRTGIAAVRAAVEMAEAGLIKKDEAVLRVEPGALDHLLRPVFDQHAKEKAVAEGRLLAKGLPAGPGAARGRLVFFADEAAAWKERGEKVILARHETSPEDIRGMAAAEGFLTAFGGMTSHAALVARQMGKVAVVGCGALDFDYNARQMTVAAAGGSRVLKEGDWLSLDGSTGEVIEGALETSPSEVVQVLLERARKPADAPLYRDFAKLLGWADQARRLDVRANADQPDQAAVAVAFGAKGIGLCRTEHMFFGEGKIGPMREMIVAENEAERRAALAKLLPLQRADFAGILKAMAPNPVVVRTLDPPLHEFLPHDAEGMAELARATGKTVDRIRERVAELRESNPMIGHRGCRLGISYPEITEMQARAIFEAACDLAKEGVHVHPEVMIPLVGTRKELDHQLEVVHATAAKVFAENGRKVRYEVGTMIEVPRGALRAGDIAQSAQFFSFGTNDLTQMTYGISRDDVGPVLASYYAKGIYEVDPFVTIDRVGVGQLMELAVERGRATRPDLEIGICGEHGGDPASVVFCHELGLDYVSCSPWRIPIARLAAAQAALRERAARKAAEARPAPRAPAHRNGAVVNGARAAGGARRNSAVAAPAKAPRAGGTKRARPSPRA, via the coding sequence ATGGCCAAGGCGAAGCGGATCTACGCGTTCGGCGGGGGCAAGGCCGACGGGAGCATGGAGCTCAAGAACCTGCTCGGCGGGAAGGGCGCGGGGCTCGCGGAGATGAGCCGCATCGGCATCCCGGTGCCGCCGGGGTTCACCATCACCACCGAGGTCTGCACCGAGTTCTACCGCTCGGGCGGCAAGCTCCCGAAGAGCCTCGTCCCGGAGATCCGGGCGGCGCTGGCGCAGACGGAGAAGCTCGTGGGCCGGCGGCTCGGCGACCCGAAGGACCCGCTCCTCGTCTCGGTCCGCTCCGGCGCCCGGGTCTCGATGCCGGGCATGATGGACACGGTCCTGAACCTCGGCCTCAACGACCGCACGGTGGAGGGGCTGGCGGTCCGGTCCAGGAACCCGCGCTTCGCCTGGGACAGCTACCGGCGCTTCTGCGCCATGTTCGGCGACGTGGTCCTCGGCATGAAGCCGGAGAAGAAGGAGGACCGCGATCCCTTCGAGCAGATCCTGGCCTGGAAGAAGCAGTCGCTCGGCGTGAAGGACGACTCGGAGCTCGGGGTCGAGGCGCTGCGCGAGATCGTGGCGGCGGAGAAGGCGGAGATCGCCCGGCGCGGCAAGGTGCTGCCCGAGGACCCGATGGCGCAGCTCCTCGCGGCGGTCGAGGCGGTCTTCCGCTCCTGGGACAACGAGCGCGCGGTGGCCTACCGGCAGCTCAACGGCATCCCGGCGGAGTGGGGCACGGCGGTCACCGTCCAGGCGATGGTCTTCGGCAACCTCGGCGACGACTCCGGCACGGGCGTGGCCTTCACCCGCGACCCGGCCACCGGCGAGAACGCCTTCTACGGCGAGTTCCTGGTGAACGCCCAGGGCGAGGACGTGGTGGCGGGCATCCGCACGCCGCAGAAGATCGCCGAGCTCGCGGCCCACTTCCCGGACATCGCCCGCCAGCTCGAGAAGGTGCGCGCCCGGCTCGAGCGCCACTACCGCGACATGCAGGACATCGAGTTCACCATCGAGGCGGGCAAGCTCTACGTGCTGCAGACCCGCTCCGGCAAGCGCACCGGCATCGCCGCGGTGCGCGCGGCGGTCGAGATGGCGGAGGCCGGCCTCATCAAGAAGGACGAGGCGGTGCTGCGGGTCGAGCCGGGGGCGCTCGACCACCTCCTGCGGCCGGTCTTCGACCAGCACGCGAAGGAGAAGGCGGTGGCCGAGGGCCGGCTCCTCGCCAAGGGGCTCCCGGCCGGCCCGGGCGCGGCGCGCGGGCGCCTGGTGTTCTTCGCCGACGAGGCGGCCGCCTGGAAGGAGCGGGGCGAGAAGGTGATCCTGGCCCGCCACGAGACGAGCCCCGAGGACATCCGCGGCATGGCCGCGGCGGAGGGCTTCCTCACCGCCTTCGGCGGCATGACCAGCCACGCCGCCCTCGTGGCCCGGCAGATGGGCAAGGTGGCGGTGGTCGGCTGCGGGGCGCTCGACTTCGACTACAACGCGCGCCAGATGACGGTGGCCGCGGCCGGCGGCTCGCGGGTGCTGAAGGAGGGCGACTGGCTCTCGCTCGACGGGTCCACCGGCGAGGTGATCGAGGGCGCGCTCGAGACCAGCCCGTCCGAGGTGGTCCAGGTGCTCCTCGAGAGGGCGCGCAAGCCGGCCGACGCGCCGCTCTACCGCGACTTCGCGAAGCTCCTCGGCTGGGCCGACCAGGCCCGCCGCCTCGACGTGCGCGCCAACGCCGACCAGCCCGACCAGGCGGCGGTGGCGGTCGCCTTCGGCGCCAAGGGCATCGGGCTCTGCCGGACCGAGCACATGTTCTTCGGCGAGGGGAAGATCGGCCCGATGCGCGAGATGATCGTGGCCGAGAACGAGGCCGAGCGGCGCGCCGCGCTCGCGAAGCTGCTGCCGCTGCAGCGGGCCGACTTCGCCGGGATCCTGAAGGCGATGGCGCCGAACCCGGTGGTGGTGCGCACCCTCGACCCGCCGCTGCACGAGTTCCTGCCGCACGACGCCGAGGGCATGGCCGAGCTGGCCCGCGCCACCGGCAAGACGGTGGACCGGATCCGGGAGCGGGTGGCCGAGCTGCGCGAGTCGAACCCCATGATCGGCCACCGCGGCTGCCGGCTCGGCATCTCCTACCCGGAGATCACCGAGATGCAGGCGCGGGCCATCTTCGAGGCGGCGTGCGACCTCGCCAAGGAGGGCGTGCACGTCCACCCGGAGGTGATGATCCCGCTCGTCGGCACGCGCAAGGAGCTCGACCACCAGCTCGAGGTGGTCCACGCCACCGCCGCCAAGGTGTTCGCCGAGAACGGGCGCAAGGTCCGCTACGAGGTGGGCACCATGATCGAGGTGCCGCGCGGCGCGCTGCGCGCCGGCGACATCGCCCAGAGCGCCCAGTTCTTCTCGTTCGGCACCAACGACCTCACGCAGATGACCTACGGCATCTCGCGCGACGACGTCGGGCCGGTGCTCGCCTCCTACTACGCGAAGGGGATCTACGAGGTCGATCCGTTCGTCACCATCGACCGGGTCGGCGTGGGGCAGCTCATGGAGCTCGCGGTCGAGCGCGGCCGCGCCACCCGCCCCGACCTCGAGATCGGCATCTGCGGCGAGCACGGCGGCGACCCCGCCTCGGTGGTGTTCTGCCACGAGCTCGGGCTCGACTACGTCTCCTGCTCGCCCTGGCGCATCCCCATCGCGCGGCTCGCCGCGGCGCAGGCGGCGCTGCGCGAGCGGGCCGCCCGCAAGGCGGCGGAGGCCAGGCCGGCCCCGCGCGCGCCGGCGCACCGCAACGGGGCCGTGGTGAACGGCGCCAGGGCCGCGGGCGGGGCGAGGCGGAATTCCGCGGTCGCCGCCCCCGCCAAGGCCCCCCGGGCGGGCGGGACGAAGCGCGCTCGCCCGTCTCCCAGGGCCTGA
- a CDS encoding NAD-dependent epimerase/dehydratase family protein yields MTTKKCVFLAGAAGAIGRRLAPLLVASGWRVVGTTRSEGKVALLRELGVEPVVVDVFDAGALRDAVAEARPEVVIHQLTDLPLGLEASKMTAALVRNARLRDEGTRNLVAAAVGAGARRLVAQSIAFVYAEGPTPHREEDPLLPETHPVYGETVRAVASLERQVLAAPLDGVVLRYGLFYGPGTGFDAPVGPGAVHVDAAAKAAELALTRATPGVYNVAEDDGAVTIEKATRILGWDAGWRAGR; encoded by the coding sequence ATGACGACGAAGAAGTGCGTGTTCCTCGCGGGCGCCGCGGGCGCCATCGGCCGGCGCCTCGCGCCGCTCCTCGTGGCGAGCGGCTGGCGGGTGGTCGGCACCACGCGGTCGGAGGGCAAGGTGGCCCTCTTGCGCGAGCTGGGGGTGGAGCCGGTCGTGGTGGACGTCTTCGACGCCGGCGCGCTGCGCGACGCCGTGGCCGAGGCGAGGCCGGAGGTGGTGATCCACCAGCTCACCGATCTGCCGCTCGGGCTCGAGGCGAGCAAGATGACCGCGGCCCTGGTGCGCAACGCGCGGCTCCGCGACGAGGGGACGCGAAACCTCGTCGCGGCCGCGGTGGGCGCCGGCGCGAGGCGGCTCGTCGCCCAGAGCATCGCCTTCGTCTACGCGGAGGGGCCCACGCCGCACCGCGAGGAGGACCCGCTGCTCCCCGAGACCCACCCGGTCTACGGCGAGACGGTGCGCGCCGTCGCGAGCCTCGAGCGCCAGGTGCTCGCCGCGCCGCTCGACGGCGTCGTCCTCCGGTACGGGCTCTTCTACGGCCCCGGCACCGGGTTCGACGCGCCCGTCGGCCCCGGCGCCGTGCACGTGGACGCCGCCGCCAAGGCCGCCGAGCTCGCCCTCACCCGCGCGACCCCCGGCGTGTACAACGTCGCCGAGGACGACGGCGCGGTGACGATCGAGAAGGCCACCCGGATCCTCGGCTGGGACGCGGGCTGGCGCGCGGGGCGCTGA
- a CDS encoding RrF2 family transcriptional regulator — protein MSSSLYGAGAEYALHSLLILAARAEPVSARDLARFQELPERFLAKLCTRLEKAKLVEASEGVQGGFVLARPPERITVRDVLEAVDPHRTLFECAEIRRHCALFGGEPPGWSVAGMCRIHLFMREAEGALQGFLASKTLADLGQEFAKKAPERFVRDAEAWFQERRSGRAEGRRGPPRGGARRRS, from the coding sequence TTGAGCTCATCCCTGTACGGCGCCGGCGCCGAGTACGCGCTCCACTCACTCCTGATCCTGGCGGCGCGCGCGGAGCCGGTGAGCGCGCGCGACCTGGCGCGCTTCCAGGAGCTCCCGGAGCGCTTCCTCGCCAAGCTCTGCACGCGGCTCGAGAAGGCGAAGCTGGTCGAGGCGAGCGAGGGCGTCCAGGGCGGGTTCGTGCTGGCCCGGCCGCCCGAGCGGATCACGGTGCGCGACGTCCTCGAGGCGGTCGATCCGCACCGCACGCTCTTCGAGTGCGCCGAGATCCGGCGGCACTGCGCGCTCTTCGGCGGCGAGCCGCCGGGGTGGAGCGTCGCCGGCATGTGCCGGATCCACCTCTTCATGCGGGAGGCGGAGGGGGCGCTCCAGGGCTTCCTCGCCTCGAAGACGCTGGCGGACCTGGGCCAGGAGTTCGCGAAGAAGGCGCCCGAGCGGTTCGTCCGGGACGCCGAGGCCTGGTTCCAGGAGCGCCGGAGCGGGCGCGCGGAGGGCCGGCGGGGCCCTCCCCGAGGCGGCGCGCGCCGCAGGTCGTGA